One genomic segment of Cellulophaga sp. HaHaR_3_176 includes these proteins:
- a CDS encoding type 1 periplasmic binding fold superfamily protein: MKTIKILSLSVLASLAFTACSNDDDDNIPEIVNEEEIITTLTVTLTPQDDGETITLQTQDLDGDGSNDPVITVSGNLIAGMVYDGGIVLLNETESPAENITEEVEEESDEHQFFYTISSGLDVTTEYANFDEDGNPLGTAFTLTAGDISSGTITFTLRHEPTKPNDGIVDAGGETDVLATFSIAVE; encoded by the coding sequence ATGAAAACAATTAAAATTTTAAGCTTATCTGTATTAGCAAGTCTTGCATTTACTGCATGTTCAAACGATGATGATGATAATATACCAGAAATTGTAAATGAAGAAGAGATAATTACAACATTAACCGTTACACTTACACCACAAGATGATGGAGAAACTATAACCCTACAAACACAAGATTTAGATGGTGATGGATCTAATGATCCTGTTATAACTGTATCAGGTAACTTAATAGCAGGTATGGTATACGATGGTGGTATTGTTTTATTGAATGAAACAGAAAGCCCTGCAGAAAATATTACTGAAGAAGTTGAAGAGGAAAGTGATGAGCACCAATTTTTTTACACAATAAGTTCAGGACTTGATGTAACTACTGAATATGCAAATTTTGATGAAGACGGAAACCCTCTTGGTACTGCCTTTACATTAACAGCAGGAGACATAAGCTCAGGTACTATTACCTTTACATTGCGCCATGAGCCTACTAAGCCTAATGATGGTATTGTTGATGCTGGAGGAGAAACAGATGTTCTTGCGACTTTTAGTATTGCTGTAGAGTAA
- a CDS encoding exodeoxyribonuclease III, with amino-acid sequence MKIVSYNVNGIRAALKKGFIEWLQSVNPDVICLQEIKAQEDQLDLTLFEDAGYKYNYWFSAQKKGYSGVAILSKTKPDHIEFGTGIEYMDFEGRNLRADFGDVSIMSMYLPSGTNSDRLEFKFKYMADFQEYVNDLKVKHPNLIILGDYNICHEAIDIHNPVGLKNTSGFLPVEREWIGDFMDSGFIDSFRVFNKEADNYTWWSYRANARNNNKGWRLDYGLVSTPLESRLKRSVILAEAKHSDHCPILVELS; translated from the coding sequence ATGAAAATTGTTTCTTACAACGTAAACGGAATTAGGGCTGCTTTAAAAAAAGGATTTATAGAATGGTTACAAAGCGTAAACCCCGATGTTATTTGTTTGCAAGAAATAAAAGCACAAGAAGATCAGTTAGATTTAACGTTGTTTGAAGATGCGGGTTATAAATATAATTACTGGTTTAGCGCTCAAAAAAAAGGATATAGTGGTGTTGCTATTTTATCGAAAACAAAGCCAGATCATATCGAGTTTGGTACGGGTATAGAGTATATGGATTTTGAAGGTAGAAACCTTAGAGCTGATTTTGGAGATGTATCTATTATGAGTATGTATTTACCATCAGGAACAAATTCTGATCGATTGGAATTTAAATTTAAATACATGGCCGATTTTCAGGAATATGTAAATGATTTAAAAGTAAAACATCCTAACCTTATAATACTTGGTGATTATAATATTTGCCATGAGGCTATTGATATTCATAACCCAGTAGGACTTAAAAATACATCAGGGTTTTTACCTGTTGAGCGTGAGTGGATAGGTGATTTTATGGATAGCGGATTTATAGATAGTTTCCGTGTTTTTAATAAAGAAGCTGATAATTATACATGGTGGAGTTACCGTGCAAATGCAAGGAATAATAACAAAGGCTGGCGTTTAGATTATGGCTTAGTAAGTACACCTTTAGAAAGTAGACTTAAAAGGTCTGTTATTTTAGCTGAAGCAAAGCATAGTGATCATTGTCCGATTTTAGTTGAATTGAGTTAA
- the radA gene encoding DNA repair protein RadA, protein MAKTKTTFFCQNCGTQHAKWVGQCSGCKEWNTVVEEVIQKEEKSSWKTPTNTAKVVSKPLKVNEISTEKELRLNTFDLEFNRVLGGGLVPGSLTLLGGEPGIGKSTLLLQIALKLPYKTLYVSGEESQKQIKMRADRIYPNSETCLILTETKTQNIFRQIEATEPDIVVIDSIQTLHSDHIESAAGSISQIRECTAELIKFAKETNTPVILIGHITKDGSIAGPKILEHMVDSVLQFEGDRNYVYRILRSLKNRFGSTSELGIYEMQGSGLREVNNPSEILISKNDEGLSGTAIASTVEGMRPLMIEIQALVSTAVYGTPQRSTTGYNAKRLNMLLAVLEKRAGFKLAAKDVFLNITGGISVDDPAIDLAVIAAILSSNEDIAIEKGVCFAAEVGLAGEIRPVQRVEQRILEAEKLGFHTIFVSKNNKITLKNTEIKIQLAVKIEDIANYLFG, encoded by the coding sequence ATGGCTAAAACTAAAACAACTTTCTTTTGTCAAAATTGCGGTACACAACATGCCAAATGGGTAGGACAATGTTCTGGCTGCAAAGAATGGAATACTGTCGTTGAAGAAGTAATTCAGAAAGAAGAAAAATCAAGTTGGAAAACCCCTACTAACACAGCCAAAGTAGTTTCTAAACCGCTTAAAGTTAATGAGATTAGTACTGAAAAAGAACTTAGACTTAATACCTTTGATCTTGAATTTAATCGTGTTTTAGGTGGTGGACTTGTGCCTGGATCACTAACCCTTTTAGGAGGAGAACCAGGCATTGGAAAAAGTACTTTATTACTTCAGATTGCTTTAAAGTTACCTTATAAAACATTGTATGTCTCAGGTGAAGAAAGCCAGAAGCAAATAAAAATGCGTGCCGATCGTATTTATCCAAATAGCGAAACCTGCCTAATTCTAACAGAGACTAAAACACAAAATATTTTTAGGCAAATTGAAGCTACTGAGCCAGATATTGTTGTTATCGATTCGATACAAACATTACATTCTGATCATATAGAATCGGCTGCTGGTAGTATTTCACAAATTAGAGAATGTACTGCTGAGCTTATAAAATTTGCGAAAGAAACGAATACTCCTGTAATCCTAATTGGTCACATCACCAAAGACGGCTCTATTGCTGGACCAAAAATATTAGAACACATGGTAGATAGTGTTCTTCAGTTTGAGGGCGATAGAAACTATGTATATCGAATTTTACGTTCATTAAAAAACAGATTCGGATCTACATCAGAACTTGGTATTTACGAAATGCAAGGCAGCGGTTTGAGAGAAGTGAATAACCCATCTGAAATATTAATTTCTAAAAATGACGAAGGGCTTAGCGGAACAGCCATAGCTTCAACAGTAGAAGGTATGAGACCTTTAATGATTGAAATTCAAGCCTTAGTAAGTACTGCTGTTTATGGTACACCTCAACGTTCTACAACAGGGTATAATGCCAAAAGATTAAACATGCTATTGGCTGTTTTAGAAAAACGTGCAGGCTTTAAACTGGCTGCTAAAGATGTTTTTTTAAATATAACAGGTGGTATTTCTGTAGATGACCCAGCAATAGATTTAGCGGTTATTGCTGCAATACTTTCTAGCAATGAAGATATTGCTATTGAAAAAGGAGTGTGTTTTGCTGCCGAAGTTGGTTTAGCTGGCGAAATAAGACCTGTACAACGTGTAGAACAACGTATTTTAGAGGCTGAAAAATTAGGCTTTCACACTATTTTCGTTTCTAAAAACAACAAAATCACTCTAAAAAACACTGAGATTAAAATACAATTAGCTGTAAAAATCGAAGATATAGCGAATTATTTATTTGGATAA
- a CDS encoding GNAT family N-acetyltransferase translates to MKIKILKSDFQLENDRVLLVPFDNERNEELKEIVFDKEIWKFMGMNINNEQGLKNYIAKTIKDKNNRLCYPFLIIDKETNKVAGCTRYGNVNTANKKCEIGWTWYGTEFQGTGLNKACKYELLKFGFENIGFKRIQFSTDKQNLRSQKAIEKLGAQQEGVFRNNYIAPNGESRTDVYYSIIKEEWESIKNEKFSEFITY, encoded by the coding sequence ATGAAAATAAAAATATTAAAATCAGACTTTCAATTAGAAAATGACAGGGTATTACTTGTTCCCTTTGATAATGAAAGAAATGAAGAACTCAAAGAAATAGTTTTTGATAAGGAAATTTGGAAATTTATGGGAATGAACATAAATAACGAACAAGGCTTAAAAAACTACATTGCAAAAACCATTAAAGATAAAAACAACCGCCTGTGTTACCCTTTTTTAATTATTGATAAAGAGACAAACAAAGTTGCAGGTTGCACAAGATATGGTAATGTAAATACTGCAAATAAAAAATGTGAGATTGGATGGACTTGGTACGGAACCGAATTTCAAGGCACAGGCTTAAACAAAGCTTGCAAGTACGAATTACTAAAATTTGGTTTTGAAAATATCGGATTTAAAAGAATACAATTTAGTACCGATAAACAAAACTTAAGATCGCAAAAAGCAATTGAAAAATTAGGCGCACAACAAGAAGGTGTTTTCAGAAACAACTATATTGCCCCAAATGGAGAAAGCAGAACTGATGTTTACTATAGCATCATAAAGGAAGAATGGGAATCGATTAAAAATGAAAAATTTTCTGAATTTATAACTTATTAA
- a CDS encoding aldo/keto reductase — MIYTKLPHTDIEVSKICLGTMTWGIQNTEEEGHEQMNYALDKGINFFDTAELYPIPANKDKHSVTETIIGNWFQKNKNRDRVILGSKIAGRADMTKFIRTTGFSKEALISAVEGSLSRLQTDYIDLYQLHWPERKTNYFGQRGYVHDATDFWEDNFHQILETLRDLVREGKIRQVGISNETPWGTMRYLEESKVHAGLPRMITIQNSYNLLNREFETGLAEVAHRENIGLLAYSPLGFGVLSGKYLGGRMPDNARITLFPQYSRYIGKVAAEATQKYYELAQANDLSLAQMSLAFVNQQSFVTSNIIGATSMRQLEENIGSIDVVLTNEILDGIKKIHNEIPNPAP; from the coding sequence ATGATCTACACTAAATTACCACATACCGATATTGAAGTCAGTAAAATTTGTTTAGGAACAATGACTTGGGGTATCCAAAATACCGAAGAAGAAGGTCATGAACAAATGAATTATGCCTTAGATAAAGGAATTAATTTTTTTGATACGGCAGAGTTATATCCAATACCTGCTAATAAAGACAAGCATTCTGTTACTGAAACTATAATTGGTAATTGGTTTCAGAAAAATAAAAATAGAGACAGAGTGATTTTAGGTTCTAAAATTGCTGGTAGAGCAGACATGACTAAATTTATTAGAACCACAGGTTTTAGTAAAGAAGCTTTAATTAGTGCTGTTGAAGGTAGTTTGTCGCGTTTACAAACTGATTATATAGATTTGTATCAATTACATTGGCCTGAGCGTAAAACCAATTATTTTGGGCAACGTGGCTATGTGCATGATGCTACCGATTTTTGGGAAGATAATTTTCATCAAATATTAGAAACGCTAAGAGATTTAGTAAGAGAAGGAAAAATTAGACAAGTTGGTATTTCTAACGAAACACCATGGGGTACAATGCGTTACTTAGAAGAGAGTAAAGTGCACGCAGGTTTACCAAGAATGATTACAATTCAAAACTCATACAACCTTTTAAATAGAGAATTTGAAACGGGTTTGGCTGAAGTAGCACATAGAGAAAATATTGGGTTATTAGCATATTCGCCTTTAGGTTTTGGAGTATTAAGTGGAAAATATTTAGGAGGTAGAATGCCTGACAATGCTCGTATTACTTTATTTCCTCAGTATAGTAGGTATATCGGTAAAGTAGCGGCAGAGGCAACCCAAAAATATTACGAGTTAGCACAAGCAAACGATTTATCATTAGCCCAAATGTCTTTAGCATTTGTTAATCAACAATCATTTGTTACGAGTAACATAATAGGGGCAACTTCAATGCGCCAATTAGAAGAAAATATTGGTAGTATTGATGTGGTTTTGACTAATGAAATTTTAGATGGCATTAAGAAAATTCATAATGAAATACCTAATCCTGCGCCTTAA
- a CDS encoding aminotransferase class V-fold PLP-dependent enzyme, whose translation MKQKTSIQQKLHSDIDNKKVFKKAFKYGYKNLINIFNRNVYPTNTAIKNLNIFDENMPSEPTDAVSVIDILNTYGAPATVATLGGRYFGFVSGSSVPVGLAAKNLATFWDQAPAMHVLSPIGSKLESVVEYWLKELFNLPKKTVAGFVSGTSSANFCALAAARYRCLYNLGWNVNEKGLFGAPKIRIVTGKHTHSTILKAITLVGFGTEIIEWVDVDEQGRILPDLIPELDNSTILILQAGNVNSGSFDDFETICKKANKAGAWVHIDGAFGLWAAAVSKLNYLTKGIEKANSWAVDGHKTLNTPYDSGVLLCNDPEATTAALHMAGSYIVTSEERDGMFYTPEMSRRARVIEFWAILKNLGKTGIDEMILGMHERAIQFSKEINEIEGFQVLNDVVFNQVLVCCATDELTLKTMTKIQELRECWVGSSVWHNKKVIRVSICSWATDINDISRSVRSFKQALNESIS comes from the coding sequence ATGAAACAAAAAACATCAATACAACAAAAATTACATAGCGATATTGACAACAAGAAAGTTTTTAAAAAAGCATTTAAATACGGCTACAAAAACCTAATAAACATATTTAATCGTAATGTATACCCTACTAATACAGCTATAAAAAATTTAAATATTTTTGATGAAAATATGCCATCCGAACCAACAGATGCCGTTTCCGTAATAGATATTTTAAATACATATGGAGCCCCTGCAACAGTAGCCACTTTAGGAGGTAGATATTTTGGTTTTGTATCTGGAAGTTCAGTACCTGTTGGACTTGCTGCTAAAAACCTTGCAACATTTTGGGATCAAGCACCTGCTATGCACGTGCTTTCCCCTATAGGGTCTAAGCTCGAAAGCGTTGTAGAATATTGGTTAAAAGAACTTTTTAACCTCCCTAAAAAAACGGTAGCCGGATTTGTTAGCGGAACATCAAGTGCTAATTTTTGCGCACTAGCTGCTGCTAGGTATAGATGTCTCTATAATTTAGGCTGGAATGTGAATGAAAAAGGATTATTTGGCGCACCGAAAATTAGAATAGTTACTGGCAAGCATACACATTCTACAATTTTAAAAGCGATTACCCTAGTTGGTTTTGGAACAGAAATTATTGAATGGGTAGATGTAGATGAGCAAGGAAGAATATTACCTGATTTAATACCTGAACTTGACAATAGCACTATTTTAATTTTACAAGCAGGTAATGTAAATAGTGGCTCTTTTGATGATTTTGAAACCATTTGTAAAAAAGCAAATAAAGCAGGTGCTTGGGTACACATTGATGGTGCCTTTGGATTATGGGCAGCCGCAGTTTCGAAATTAAATTATCTAACAAAAGGAATCGAAAAAGCAAACTCTTGGGCTGTAGATGGCCATAAAACTTTAAACACACCATATGATAGTGGCGTACTACTCTGTAATGACCCTGAAGCCACAACCGCTGCTTTACATATGGCAGGTAGTTATATTGTTACTAGCGAAGAACGTGATGGTATGTTTTACACTCCTGAAATGTCTCGAAGAGCAAGAGTTATAGAGTTTTGGGCAATTTTAAAAAACTTAGGTAAAACAGGTATTGACGAAATGATTTTAGGAATGCACGAAAGGGCAATCCAATTTTCTAAAGAAATTAACGAAATTGAAGGTTTTCAAGTTTTAAATGATGTTGTCTTTAATCAAGTATTGGTTTGTTGTGCGACTGACGAATTAACACTAAAAACAATGACTAAAATTCAAGAGCTTCGAGAATGCTGGGTTGGCAGTTCTGTTTGGCATAATAAAAAGGTAATTAGAGTAAGTATTTGCTCATGGGCTACAGATATAAATGATATAAGCCGCTCTGTTCGTTCTTTTAAACAAGCGTTAAACGAATCTATTTCATAA
- a CDS encoding TonB-dependent receptor domain-containing protein, with protein sequence MRIYALMALLFFSIVSFSQNCNNSLSGKVIDLHDGTALVGAMIIVAGTEQTVFTDNEGKFILPELCNEMYALQISHPYCLTNGYKVNVDGNINKTFYLEHHLEELNEIVLKGHTKHKLNTVSENKLSKEKIEQFSNGSLGDALKSISGVSSLNTGSTIIKPIINGLHSSRVVLINNGVRMEDQEWGVEHAPNIDINTAENITLIKGAGAIQYGGDAIAGVIITEPEKIFIKDSLYGKTLLSASSNGRGSTVTSKLTKSYDNGWFGTVQGTLKRYGDFEAPDYTLSNTGTFERNASLRFGLNKFNYGIEGYYSFYKNEIGILSASHIGGAEDQVRAINSDIPLVINDFTYAINNPRQDITHHLARIKAFKKFDGFGKIDLQYDFQQNQRLEYDIRIGDAADTPSLDLVLKTHTLLLDIDSKLSENTTLKSGIIARYQDNFADPSTGVRRLIPDYKKYDLGIYGISSFQLKENWLVEAGARFDYTYMDVYKFYRTSFWEDRNYDELFPEIVVEEFDNQILTNPEYNFNNISGTLGSTYSFKNNYKLFLNYSLASRVPNPSELFSEGLHHSASRIELGDLSFTSEIANKVALTLQKEGAVFGFSVQPFINNINNFIVIEPTEVEQTIRGNFQVWEYRQTNAQLLGVDIDASYAFTNNLKLKHQFSLVKGYERSEGEPLINMPPANTTNEITYENAKVNNLKLALQSEFVFRQNEYPNNNFEVYIAESETFELVDVSTPPDAYHLLNFRSSMDFPINQKSNLTLGLSITNLLNTSYRNYLNSLRYYADDLGRNILFNLKFNY encoded by the coding sequence ATGCGCATTTATGCACTGATGGCTTTGCTATTTTTTAGCATTGTTTCATTTTCGCAAAATTGCAATAATTCTCTATCCGGAAAAGTAATTGACTTACATGATGGTACAGCTCTAGTTGGAGCGATGATTATTGTTGCAGGAACCGAACAAACTGTATTTACTGATAATGAAGGAAAGTTTATACTTCCTGAATTATGTAATGAAATGTATGCCCTACAAATTTCACATCCGTATTGTTTAACAAACGGATACAAAGTGAATGTAGATGGCAACATTAATAAAACCTTTTATTTAGAACATCATCTAGAAGAATTAAATGAAATAGTACTTAAAGGCCACACAAAGCATAAGCTTAATACGGTGTCTGAAAATAAATTATCTAAAGAAAAAATAGAGCAATTTAGTAATGGATCTTTAGGTGATGCCTTAAAAAGTATTTCAGGTGTAAGCTCATTAAATACAGGTAGTACTATTATTAAACCTATTATTAACGGGTTACATAGCAGCAGAGTTGTACTTATCAATAATGGCGTTCGTATGGAAGATCAAGAATGGGGAGTTGAACACGCCCCTAATATTGATATTAACACAGCTGAAAATATTACACTAATTAAAGGTGCAGGTGCTATACAATATGGAGGCGATGCAATTGCAGGAGTAATTATAACTGAGCCGGAAAAGATTTTTATTAAAGATAGTTTATACGGCAAAACACTACTTAGCGCTAGTTCTAACGGAAGAGGTTCTACAGTAACATCAAAACTCACTAAAAGCTATGACAATGGCTGGTTCGGAACTGTACAAGGAACTTTAAAACGTTATGGCGATTTTGAAGCACCAGACTACACACTAAGCAATACTGGCACTTTTGAGCGCAATGCATCATTACGTTTTGGACTTAATAAATTTAATTATGGCATTGAAGGATATTACTCTTTTTATAAAAACGAAATAGGAATATTATCAGCGTCTCATATTGGTGGTGCAGAAGACCAAGTTCGAGCTATAAATAGCGATATTCCATTAGTTATTAACGACTTTACTTATGCTATCAATAACCCAAGGCAAGATATTACGCATCATTTAGCTCGCATAAAAGCTTTTAAAAAGTTTGATGGTTTTGGTAAGATAGACCTTCAATATGATTTTCAACAAAATCAAAGATTAGAGTACGATATCCGTATTGGTGATGCTGCTGATACACCTTCATTAGATCTTGTTTTAAAAACACATACGCTGTTATTAGATATTGATAGTAAATTATCAGAAAACACTACTTTAAAATCTGGTATAATAGCTAGGTATCAAGATAATTTTGCGGACCCAAGTACTGGAGTTCGCAGGTTAATTCCTGATTATAAAAAATATGATTTAGGAATCTACGGTATTAGTTCATTTCAATTAAAAGAAAATTGGTTAGTAGAAGCTGGTGCTAGGTTTGATTACACCTATATGGATGTCTATAAATTTTATAGAACATCGTTTTGGGAAGACAGAAATTATGATGAGCTTTTTCCTGAAATAGTGGTTGAAGAATTTGACAATCAAATTTTAACAAATCCGGAGTATAATTTCAATAATATATCAGGTACACTAGGTTCAACATATTCTTTTAAAAACAATTATAAATTGTTCTTAAATTACTCTTTGGCATCTCGCGTACCAAACCCATCAGAACTATTTAGTGAAGGCCTGCACCATTCTGCTTCAAGAATTGAGTTAGGTGATTTAAGTTTTACAAGTGAAATTGCCAATAAAGTAGCTTTAACATTGCAAAAAGAAGGTGCTGTTTTTGGGTTCTCAGTTCAACCCTTTATAAACAATATTAACAATTTTATTGTTATTGAACCTACTGAAGTAGAGCAAACCATAAGAGGTAATTTTCAAGTGTGGGAATATAGGCAAACCAATGCTCAATTATTAGGGGTAGATATTGATGCTTCATATGCATTTACTAATAATCTCAAATTGAAACATCAATTTTCATTAGTAAAAGGATATGAGCGCAGTGAAGGCGAACCTTTAATCAACATGCCTCCAGCAAACACAACCAATGAAATTACTTACGAAAATGCAAAAGTTAACAATTTAAAATTAGCATTACAAAGTGAGTTTGTATTTCGTCAAAACGAATATCCTAACAATAATTTTGAAGTTTACATTGCTGAATCTGAAACTTTCGAATTAGTTGATGTAAGCACACCTCCTGACGCGTACCATTTATTAAATTTTAGATCAAGCATGGATTTTCCCATAAATCAAAAATCAAACCTGACGCTAGGTTTGAGTATTACAAACCTTTTAAACACAAGTTACAGAAATTACTTAAACAGCCTACGTTATTACGCAGATGATTTAGGCAGAAATATTTTATTCAATCTTAAATTCAATTATTAA